The nucleotide window GCATCTTGAGTGAAAACAACTTTATCGTGACCTAATAGGTCTAATACGTTGATTCCTTCAGCTGTTAACACTGTAACACCAGGGATGTTACGAGCAGATAAAATAGCGTTTTCGTTAACTTCAGCAGTTACGAATAATGCTTTTTTGCTGATTTCTAAAGCAGCTAATACTGATTTGAAATCTTTTGTTTTTGGTGCATCAAATGATAATGCATCAAGTACTACTAAGTTTTGCTCTAATACTTTCGTAGATAAAGCAGACTTAATTGCTAAGCGACGAACTTTCTTAGGTAGTTTGTAAGCGTAGCTACGTGGAGTAGGACCGAATACAACACCACCACCACGCCATTGTGGAGAGCGGATCGAACCTTGACGAGCACGACCAGTTCCTTTTTGACGCCATGGTTTACGACCACCACCAGCAACTGCAGAACGGTTTTTAACTTTGTGATTACCTTGACGTAAAGAAGCACGTTGTGCAACTACAGCGTCGAATAATACAGCTTCGTTTGGCTCGATTCCGAAAATCGCATCGTTCAATTCGATTTCACCAACTGAAGCACCTGTTTGACTAAGTACTGAAACCTTTGTCATTCCTGTTTCCTCCTTTCTTTAAGAGAATTATTTTGATTTAATAGCAGTTTTAACTGTTACTAATGCTTTTTTAGAACCAGGAACATTACCTTTAACAAGTAGTAAGTTGCGCTCTACATCAACCTTAACGATTTCAAGGTTTTGAATAGTAACAACTGTGCCACCCATTTGTCCAGGTAATTTCTTTTGCTTGAATACGCGGTTCGGGGCAACTGGACCCATTGAACCAGGACGACGGTGGTAACGAGAACCGTGAGACATAGGGCCGCGAGATTGACCATGACGTTTAATAACACCTTGGAAACCTTTACCTTTTGTTACACCTGTTACATCGATTACATCGCCTTCAGCGAAAATTTCAACCTTGACTTCTTGACCAACTTCGTAAGTCGCAGCTTCTAAGTTGCGGAACTCACGGATGAAGCGCTTAGGAGCAGTATTTGCTTTTGCTACGTGACCTTGTTCAGGTTTGTTTGAAAGCTTAACGCGCTTATCTTCAAAACCTAATTGGATCGCTTCGTAGCCATCAGTTTCAACAGATTTCTTTTGTAAAACTACGTTTGGAGTAGCTTCGATTACTGTTACTGGGATAAGATCTCCGTTTTCAGCGAAAACTTGAGTCATACCAATTTTTCTACCTAAGATTCCTTTAGTCATTTGTCACACCTCCTGTAAATTTTAGAAAAAGTTTTATATTTGTTTTTACCATTAAAGTTTGATTTCGATATCAACGCCAGATGGTAAATCAAGCTTCATTAACGCATCAACAGTTTGTGGTGTCGGGTTAACGATGTCGATAAGACGTTTATGTGTGCGCATTTCAAATTGCTCACGAGAATCTTTGTACTTATGAACCGCACGTAAGATCGTGTATACAGATCTTTCAGTTGGTAGTGGGATCGGACCCGATACTCCAGCACCTGAACGTTTCGCAGTTTCAACGATTTTCTCAGCAGATTGATCAAGGATACGGTGATCATATGCTTTTAAACGAATACGAATTTTTTGTTTTGCCATTACTTTCCCTCCTTCTCGCCTATTTTCTAGACATTCTCCACGAAAATTTCTCCTACACACCGCCATGGCAAAGCGGCCGGGTGTGTCGGCAACCTCTCGCTTCATCGCAGTCAAAGACCAACATTCAACATTATATACAATAAAAAAGAAGTTTGCAAGTCTTTTAGCAAAATTCTTTTCATAATGTTTTATTCTTTATAAATAGGTTCGCTCTTTTTGAGCCGTTTTCTAGTATATAAGTTTCTGGCGATGAAAGCAACTGAAAAGGGAGTAATATGCTTTAAATATATTATTCTGAAAACTATTGCTTCAGAAAACGTAAAAATCGCCGCTTTCTAATTGCTGAAAGCGACGACTATATTATAGGAAGAAAACGACTGCAATCCATCCGAAAATAATCTGTGGAATATTATAGAAGATAAATGTCGGTACACATGTGTCCCAAATATGATTGTGCTGTCCATCGACATTTAGCCCTGCTGTCGGACCTAATGTAGAATCGGATGCTGGTGAGCCCGCATCACCAAGTACGCCTGCTGTTCCGATTAAACAGATGATCGCTAATTCACTTAGCCCCAGTTCAATAGCGATCGGAACAAAGATTGCTGCAATGATTGGAATTGTCGCAAATGAAGAACCAATTCCCATTGTGACAATCAAACCGACAATTAACATAACTAAAACAGCTATACTTACATTCCCGTTGAAAATGTCCATTGCACCGGATACTAGTGTTTCAACATCACCTGTAGCATTGATGACAGCTGAAAATCCGTTTGCTGAAATCATTACAAACCCGACAAATGCCATCATACGCATTCCATCTGATAAAACCTTATCTGCTTCTTTTACTTTTAGTGCACCAGTAATATATAAAATGATAATACCGGCAATCGATCCGACAATCATTGAATCTGTCATTACTTGTACTACTATAGAAGTAATTAATGCAACTGCCGCAAAAATAATGTGCAATATATTTACTTCTTTATTTAAATCATTAGATGTTTCCAGTTCGATGTTTTCATACTGTCTTGGTTTACGGTAGGCAACAAATGCTCCTGCAAGCCCTACAGCCATTCCTAGCGCAACAATAACCATTGCCTTAGGAACATCGCTCAAAGCAACGTCAAGCCCTGCTATAGCCATCTGATCGACAATAATTCCTTGATAGATTAAACCGAACCCCGCAGGTATGAACATATAGGGCATAACTAAACCGAACGTTAAAATACATGCGATTAAACGGCGGTCAATTTGCAGCATGTTCATAATTTTGATCATCGGCGGTACGATTAGTGGAATAAATGCGATATGCACCGGAATCAAGTTTTGCGACATGATCGCCATTGCCAGCAATACTAAGAAGATTAATGCTTTGGCAGCACCTTTCTTTTGAGAGTCGCCTTCACGCTGTACAATTTTTAAAATTGCTTTTACTAATACTTCAGGTATACCAGTACGAGATATTGCGAGTGCAAATCCACCAAGCAGTGCATAGCTTAGCGCAATTGTTGCTCCTCCGCCAAGACCGTCTACAAAGGCCTTGATCGTCTCTGTTATATTTAATCCTCCGGCAAGGCCGCCAATAATTGCCCCTATCGTAAGGGATAAAACGACATTTATACGCAGTAGGCTCAAAATAAGCATAACCCCTACCGCTATTAAAACAGCATTCATGTTGTACACTTCACTTTCGTCTGCTAAATTACTAATGTGTTAAAGTTACAAGAAAATTGAACATGAGTCAACGGATTTAGATAAAATAAAACCGTCAAATAAGAGAAAATTGACGGTTTAAAGTATTATAAAGCCTGTTTTATTATTTTTCTGTAATAATTGATTGTTAATGCAGCAAATATGATATACATAACGATATATAATGCCATTGTTACAAGTAGGGGCGTTGTCATTTCTGTACCGAATAAAAACCAGCCGGATTTCACTGCAAAGTAGCTGTGCAATAATCCAATCAGTAAAGGTACACCAAAGTTAAATAACTGTTTCATCATTATACCGCGCGTTAATTCATCCTGTGTAAAGCCGATTTTGCGAAGAACCTTATAGGATTCCATCTCTTCATCTGCTTCAGACATTTGCTTAAAGTATAAAATGCTGCCCGTTGCCAGTAAAAAAGCTAAACCTAGAAATGCCGTTGTGAAGATTGTCGTGCCATATAGATTTAAATTAGACTCTACCTCTGATCGTAGTGAACTGATTTTATTCAATTCACTGACTCCTTCAGCATCAGAAATTATATTTGCTCCTAATTGTTTATAAAGCTTTTCTGTAAGCCTATATGTTTCATCATCTGCATCCAATAAATTAATTGATGTTTGTTCATGTACAGTATAACCGATTGCATATTCTTCATTTAATTGCTGTAGTTGGTCAAACAGAGTATCTTCAACGATAAATACAAAGCCGCCTCCTGTAATATGCCATGCTATAATCGATGTATCGTTCACATCCTTAACTTTTAGCGGAAACTGGTGCTCCTGATGCAGCAATGTAAAGTCGTGTGGTGCTTCTATCGGCAATATATTTGCCTGGAAGCCATTATAGCCCGCAATAATCGCCTCTCCTTTTGAAAGTTGTAAATCCGGATCGAGCTGATGGTAGTCCGAAAGCGGAATTATTAGGGCGTCCGCTAATGTCTTACCCTGAAGTAAAGCTACTATTTCACCAGAAAAAGTTTCCGTCATATCAAATTGTGCGCTCGTTAACCTGAACTTATCTTCCTTAAATGTAATTCCTTCCTGCTCCAGCGCTTCAATGAACGATTCTCCCCGTCCATCTACCATAATATAGTCTGCTGGTACCGAATTTTCTGCTGTACTGCCTGCTGAATAGTAACTAATATAGGATAGTGTCGTAATTGCAAGCGATACCGCTGTTATGACTGTAATGAGCGTCAATGATTTAGCATTGCCCTTCATTCGGTGCATAATTGGTGTCAGCGCCAGAACATCGGTCAGATTTAGATGCCCTTTCTTTCTCAGACGGAACAGGTTTAATATGAAAGCAATCGAATAGCGGAAAACAAAGTAAGTCCCGCCAATTGTCGTTGCTAAAATAATCATCATACTTAAAAACAGGTTTTTTGTTTGCCCTGAAAATAACACCGTACTTTTATAGTAGCCGTAAACAATCAGTGCCAACCCAATCGCTCCCATTATCATCGGGAAAACACTAAAGCGTTTCACACGCTCGTCCGCCTGCTTGGAAGCGTTAAATAGCGAGAGTAATGTTGTTCTGTGTACCATAAATGCCATTTGCACTAAAAGAATTGCGAGCAAGATACCAAATACACTTAATGTGTTCACAACTGCTACTTTACTAATGCTCAGTGCTACAACTGCTTCAAATTTTAGTAGTTTCAGTAAAATCATTGCAAACAAACGCGAACTTAAAAAACCTAATATAATTCCGATACTTACCGCACCAATAAATAATAGGATATTTTCAAAGGCGATCAGGCGTGTCACAAGCCCTTTTGTCATACCTACTAATTGATACAATCCAATTTCCTTGCTGCGGCGTTTAATAAACAAGTGATTGGCATACAGCACAAAGAACAGGACAATAAAATACAGCATATACGATGCCGCTTCAAATCCCGAAGCTGCCGTGCCACTTGCTTTTGTCGCTTCAATTACCGATTCATTGTACTGCAATGTCACAAATGAGAAAAACAGCGTCACACTGAAAATGAGTGCAAAAAAGTATAAGTAATAGTGACGCATATTTTTTAGCATGCTTTTAAATACAAGCTGACTAAGCTTCACTCTGCTCACCGCCTAGAACACTTTGCGTATTTAATATTTGCTGAAAAAATTCATTGCGTGACTTATCGCCCTTATATAATTCCGTATAAATTTGGCCGTCTTTTAAAAACAGTACACGAGAACAGAAACTGGCTGCTACAGCATCATGTGTTACCATCATAATCGTGGCATTTTTTGCTTTATTAATTTTCGCTAAATTATCAAGCAGTGCAGTAGCCGCTTTTGAATCAAGTGCCCCTGTCGGCTCATCTGCAAATACAAGCGATGGATTCGATATTAGGGCTCTTGCTGCAGATGTACGCTGCTTTTGACCACCGGAAATTTCGTTCGGATATTTTGTTAAGATATCTGTGATCCCTAAAATTGTTACGAGCTCCTGTAAACGTTGCTCTGCCGCTGCCTTTGGAATCGAACTGAGCGATAACGGCAATAGAATATTTTCCTTAACCGTTAATGTGTCCAGTAAATTATAGTCCTGGAAGATGAAGCCGAGCTCATCACGTCTAAACTTCGCTAATGTGCGCTCCTTCATCCCCTGGAGCTTTTGCCCATTAATTTCGACAAATCCGTCTGTCACTCGGTCTATGGAGCAAAGTACATTTAATAATGTTGTTTTTCCGGAACCTGAAGCGCCCATTATACCGACAAATTCACCCTTTTCCACTTCCAGATCAATGCCTTTTAATACTTCCTGTGCAAGCGAGCGCTTACCATATGTTTTTCGAACTTTACGTGCGATTAAAATGCTCATTGTTTCCCATCCTTTCTTGTTATTTTCATTTTACATGTTCGGTTAGTGGGAATCGTTTGATTTACATGACAAAAACGCGTGGTAAGTGACAAGTTCGTCACATTCCAAGCGTTTTTTGATAATCATTCATTTTCGGGAAAGTAATTTTTACAGAAGTACCTACCCCTTCTGTTGATTCGATTTCCAAAATTATATGCAGTGATTGTGCCGCGTGTTTAGCCAGGTACAGCCCCATTCCTGTTGCAGAACTCGTTTCACGACCAATTGTTCCCGTGTAGGATTTGCGGAATACACGCGGCAAATCTTCACGCTTTATACCAATCCCGTCGTCTTGAATGATGAGAACTGCCTGCTCATTAACAATTTGAGAGGATATTCGGATTTCTCCCCCTACATCACTGTACTTTACCGCATTTGATAATATTTGCCGTACGATAAAACCTAGCCACTTTGCGTCTGATTGTACAGTCAGATCGTCCGCTTCCACATCAATGGCGATTTTCTTTTCAAAGCACCAGCTGCGCAGTGCCTTAATTTCCTGAATAAGAATATCCTTCACCTTTACTTTTTCAATTCGGTTATCAAGTTCGATTGTCATAAGACGTGTTGCATGAAGCTGCTGGTCTAATAATAAATAAAGACGCAGCCATTCATTTTCAATGCGTTCCTTCACTACGCTTTTTTCCACTTTTTCCATCAACAGCTGCATTGCCGTTAATGGGGATTTCATTTCGTGTACCCAAGCTAAAAGTTCATCCTGCCGTTCTAGTACAATCTGCTTCTGTTCCTGTATTTTTGCATTCTTATCAGCCAGCTGCTCTTTATAATCTTCATGAATAACGTCATAGTAATTTCCTTTAAACTTCGCATATGGCTTCATCAATTTTCTGTCTTTCATATAGCATAAACAGAAATAACCGGCGACGAGGGTAAACCAAATGATATTTAAATAGAGTAGTGACACATCATGGAAGCCTCTATCTAGAAATAATATTAAGTTCAAAAGCAGCTGCAGTAGTATTATAAACAGCATTACGGATATATATTGTCTTATAAACAAGCGGATCATGCATCCACCGCCAAATAGCCAAGGCCTTTTTTCGTTATGATTACATTGTGAAGACCAATATCCTCCAAACGCTGGCGTAGACGATTTACATTGACCGTTAATGTGTTGTCGTTTACGAAGCGCTCGTCATCCCATAATTTACGCATCAGTTCATCCCGGGAAACGATTTGTCCTTTCGACTTGACCAACACCTTTAAAATAAACAGCTCATTTTTTGTTAGTTCTACCTGTTTGGCTTTATAGTGAACTATCGCGCGGTCATAATGAATCTCTGCCCCATTCCATTTTTCAGTATCACTTTGCTGCGCTTCCTGATAATTATAAGCACGTCGGAGCAATGCTTGTACTTTTGCAACCAATACTTCTGTATGGAAAGGTTTCTGCACAAAGTCATCCGCACCCATTTGCATCGCCATGATCATATCCATCGGGTGGTCACGTGAAGAGAGAAATAAAATAGGGACATTCGAAACTGCTCTTATTTCACGACACCAATGGAAACCGTCAAATGCAGGCAGCTGAATATCAATAATAACGAGCTGAGGCTCTTCTTCTTTAAACGTCACCATTATATGTTGAAAGTCTTTCGGTCCAATTACTTGTATATTCCACTGTGCTAATCGCTCGCCTATCAGTTCGAAAATGGAGACATCATCTTCTATTAATAATACCTTCAAAGAACACCACTCCTTCTATATACTTCCATTATACAAAAAACTAACAGTCCAACCGTTACAAACTTTGCTATAATCAATTCAATTACAGGAATTATAGGTGAAGAGGTGGGGAAAGAATATGGATCTGCGCCAAATCGAATACTTTGTTGAAGTAGCAAAGCATTTAAGTTTTACGAAGGCAGCTGCAACTTTGCACGTATCACAGCCATCCATTAGTAAAGCTATTCAAAATTTCGAGTCAGAGCTGGGTGTACCGTTATTTTACCGTTCATCCAAACAGCTTGAACTGACGGATGCCGGTCAGGCCGTTCTTGTGAATTCGATGCAAGTACTCGAATCATTTCAAAACTTGCGTTCGGAGTTGACGGATCTGATGGAATTAAAGAAAGGTCAAATCCGCATTGGTATACCACCAATTGTAGGCGCCGAGTTTTTTTCAAAGTTGATCAGCTATTATAAAGAGCTAAATCCATATATCGAAATTTTATTAACGGAAGTCGGAACAAAGCGTATACGTCAGGAAATTGAAGCTGGTGAACTGGATGTCGGGTTAGTGTGCAGTGTGACTTCCACGAACGAATCTTTGGAAACAATCCGTTTTTTAAAAGACCCTTTAATGTTAATCGTCCATGAGAGTCATCTTTTGGCAGCAAAAGAATCGATACAGCTAAGTAAGTTAGCGAACGAGACATTTATTATTTACCGGAAAGATTTTATTTTGTATGACCGCATTATCGAGGAGTGCTCCAAACAAGGGTTTTTCCCTACCATTGCCTGTGAAACGACTCAGAAAGATTTATTTATTGAAATGGTTCAGGCAAAATTGGGGATTGCGCTGCTTCCGAAAAAGCTTGCCGAAAAAATCCCTTACAATTCAATCAAATGCATCCCATTTCAGGAAGAAGCAATCCATCTTGAACTGGGTGTTACGTGGAAGAAAAATAAATACTTGCCTTTTGCAGTACGGGAATTTATTAAACTTGCCCGGGAATTTGTCTCCCAATAGAAAAGTTGCCTAGAAAGTGAAAGTTTCATATTTTCTAGGCAACCATCTTATAATTTACTTGCATATTTATTTAACTGTGCTGACATTGTCTGAATTTCCTTTACAAAATCGGAAACCTGTTGAATGGATTCACTTTGTAAGGTTCCGATAGCGGAAATTTCAGCAATGGAGTTCGTAATTTTCTGTGTAGCTTCATTGATTTGATTCATCGTTTCTCTAATTTTTTGTGTTGATTCAATTGTTTCTTTTGAAAATTTGCGGATTTCCGTTGCTACCACTTCAAAGCCTCTCCCTTTTTCACCTGCACGTGCAGCTTCGATTGCGGCATTTAAACCGAGCAAATTTGTTTGATCAGCCATACGTTTTAACAATGTTAAAATTTCGGAAGTCTGTTGAACATTCTTTTCAGCCTGCTTTGATTGCTGCAGCAACTCGTTTGCCGACTCTTTTAAGCTTGTAGAACCATCCGCTATACTTCCGATCTGTTCGTTCGCTTGTGTTAAAGAACCCGTTATTGCTTGGGAAATTTCTATTAATTCCGAATGCTTTCTTACTTGGACAGCAATTCCTCCAATTGTTTTACCCGTCTTATCGTATATTGGCGTTGCAGTTCCGATAAATTCAAAACCATAATAATCAGCTGGCACAAAGGCTTCCAAACGGCGGTTTTTCTTTAGTGCTATCATTAGCGGTTCTTCATGATGTAATTGTTGATCTACTTGTATTTTCAGATCTAAATCTTTTGCAGGGAAATAGGCTACAAACTTTTCCAGGTTACATACGGCAATTGATATGTCTGTTGGAATTGCTTCTTTCATAATCGGTATCGATAAAATAAGTGCATCTAAGGATTCAATTCTGTTTTGCATTTTAACTCTCTTCTTTCCTATTACTAAAATTACTATATTGTGACTATTATACCACCAATGCTGTAAATTAAGTGAAACTCCGCTAACTTTTAACAGTTAAACGAAAAAAACTACTATCTCAGAAGAAATAGTAGTTGCTTAGAAATTTACGCATTCACTTTTTGCTTTGCTTTAGCTTCAATACGCTTTTTGTGTAAAATTGGTTCTGTGTATCCGTTAGGCTGATCATAACCTTTAAATATTAATTCGCTTGCCGCTTGGAAAGCTACAGACTCATCGTAGTTTGCAGACATTGGCGAGTATTCCGGATCTTCGGCATTTTGTTCATCTACAACTTTTGCCATGCGGTTTAACGATTCTTCTATCTGCTCTTTCGTACAAATACCGTGATGCAGCCAGTTTGCCACATGCTGACTTGAAATACGCAGTGTAGCACGGTCTTCCATTAAGCCGATATCATTAATGTCCGGCACTTTCGAACAACCTACTCCATGTTCCACCCAACGCACAACATAGCCTAGAATCCCTTGTATATTATTATCAAGCTCATTTTGAATCTCCTCAGGTGACCAGTCTGTATTTGCCGCTACCGGAATTTCCAAAATTGCATCCCGTAAATCTTCAGATGTCTCAATGCCTTTTTGAACATCTTTTACATTTACTTCATGATAATGCGTTGCATGTAAAGTTGCGGCTGTAGGTGATGGAACCCAGGCAGTGTTCGCCCCTGCTTTCGGGTGGTTAACTTTTTGTTCGATCATATCCGCCATTAAGTCAGGCATTGCCCACATACCTTTACCGATTTGTGCACGTCCTTGCAAGCCCGCATTTAAACCAACAACGACATTTGACTTCTCATATGAAGTAAGCCAAGTGGAAGTTTTCATTTCACCTTTGCGAATCATCGGGCCTGCTTCCATCGATGTATGGATTTCATCACCTGTACGATCCAGGAAACCAGTATTAATAAATACGATACGATTTTTCACTTCTCGAATACACGCTTTCAAGTTTAGTGATGTACGACGCTCTTCATCCATAACACCAATCTTTAAAGAGAAACGTTCCAATCCGATTAGATCTTCTACACGTTCAAACAGTTTATTTGCAAACGCTACTTCCTTTGAGCCATGCATTTTCGGTTTTACAATATAAATGGAACCTTTTTGCGAGTTTTTGTACTGACCATTACCGATTACTTCATGCTTTGCTATTAAGCTCGTTACAACTCCGTCCATAATTCCTTCAGGTACTTCGCTGCCATCTTTATCTAAAATAGCCGGATTTGTCATCAAATGACCTACATTGCGGATAAACATCAGCGAACGGCCATTTAATGTTACCGTTTCGCCATTAACTCCTGTATATATACGGTCAGGATTTAATGTACGTGTTACCGTTTTTGAACCTTTTTCAAAAGTCGCTGTCAAATCGCCTTTCATTAACCCTAACCAGTTCGCATAAACTTCTACTTTATCTTCTGCATCTACTGCCGCCACCGAATCCTCGCAGTCCATAATTGTAGTAATTGCGGATTCCAAATAGATATCTTTTACGCCGGCTGCATCATCTTTTCCGATTGGATGATTGCGGTCAATTTGAATTTCAATGTGCAAATCATTATTTTTCAGTAAAACAGCAGTCGGCTGTTCTGCTGTACCTTGATAGCCCACTAACTTTTCAGGTTCTGACAATGTCGTTGTTTCACCATTTGCAAGTATCACAACTAATTTGCCTTCTGCAATTTTATAAGTTACCGCTTCTTTATGTGAGGCTGCCGTTAAAGGAGCAGCTTGATCTAAAAACTTCTTCGCATACGCGATTACCTTGTTACCACGTATCGGATTATAACCTTTACCTGCTTCAGCACCATCTTCATTACTGATGGCATCTGTACCATAAAGTGCATCATAGAAACTTCCCCAACGTGCATTTGCAGCATTAATCGCATAACGTGCATTGCTTACAGGTACAACTAATTGCGGACCTGCCTGATATGCAATTTCTGCATCAACGTTTTCAGTTTCCACCCGGAAATCTTCTACTTTAGGTTCGACGTAACCGATTTCTTCTAAAAATGCTTTATAGTCGGCAAATTGGAAATTCCCCTTATTTCCTTTATGCCACTCATTAATTTGTGTCTGCAGTGTATCACGCTTAGCAAGCAAATCCTTGTTTTCAGGAGCCAGCTCATGAACCAGCTGATCGAAACCATCCCAAAATGCCGTTTGCTCTACTCCGCTATTCGGTAATACTTGTTCATTAATAAACTCAAATAATACTTCTGCTACTTGTAAGTTCCCCACTTGCACATAATTTGTCACTATAAATCCCCCTTTTGAATGAACATTTCTAATAACTAATTAGAATCCCCTGTTCTTACGTTCTATTATACAAGAGTCATGATATATAAATGAAATACATATATTGAATAAACATTATGCTTTTACGCTATAAAGGGTATAAAAAAAACACCTTGCAAGCGTCCCTGCAAGGTGTTCTTTGAAAATTAGCGA belongs to Solibacillus sp. FSL W7-1436 and includes:
- the rplD gene encoding 50S ribosomal protein L4, translating into MTKVSVLSQTGASVGEIELNDAIFGIEPNEAVLFDAVVAQRASLRQGNHKVKNRSAVAGGGRKPWRQKGTGRARQGSIRSPQWRGGGVVFGPTPRSYAYKLPKKVRRLAIKSALSTKVLEQNLVVLDALSFDAPKTKDFKSVLAALEISKKALFVTAEVNENAILSARNIPGVTVLTAEGINVLDLLGHDKVVFTQDAVKKVEEVLG
- the rplC gene encoding 50S ribosomal protein L3, with product MTKGILGRKIGMTQVFAENGDLIPVTVIEATPNVVLQKKSVETDGYEAIQLGFEDKRVKLSNKPEQGHVAKANTAPKRFIREFRNLEAATYEVGQEVKVEIFAEGDVIDVTGVTKGKGFQGVIKRHGQSRGPMSHGSRYHRRPGSMGPVAPNRVFKQKKLPGQMGGTVVTIQNLEIVKVDVERNLLLVKGNVPGSKKALVTVKTAIKSK
- the rpsJ gene encoding 30S ribosomal protein S10 — its product is MAKQKIRIRLKAYDHRILDQSAEKIVETAKRSGAGVSGPIPLPTERSVYTILRAVHKYKDSREQFEMRTHKRLIDIVNPTPQTVDALMKLDLPSGVDIEIKL
- a CDS encoding Na+/H+ antiporter family protein; the protein is MNAVLIAVGVMLILSLLRINVVLSLTIGAIIGGLAGGLNITETIKAFVDGLGGGATIALSYALLGGFALAISRTGIPEVLVKAILKIVQREGDSQKKGAAKALIFLVLLAMAIMSQNLIPVHIAFIPLIVPPMIKIMNMLQIDRRLIACILTFGLVMPYMFIPAGFGLIYQGIIVDQMAIAGLDVALSDVPKAMVIVALGMAVGLAGAFVAYRKPRQYENIELETSNDLNKEVNILHIIFAAVALITSIVVQVMTDSMIVGSIAGIIILYITGALKVKEADKVLSDGMRMMAFVGFVMISANGFSAVINATGDVETLVSGAMDIFNGNVSIAVLVMLIVGLIVTMGIGSSFATIPIIAAIFVPIAIELGLSELAIICLIGTAGVLGDAGSPASDSTLGPTAGLNVDGQHNHIWDTCVPTFIFYNIPQIIFGWIAVVFFL
- a CDS encoding FtsX-like permease family protein, which translates into the protein MKLSQLVFKSMLKNMRHYYLYFFALIFSVTLFFSFVTLQYNESVIEATKASGTAASGFEAASYMLYFIVLFFVLYANHLFIKRRSKEIGLYQLVGMTKGLVTRLIAFENILLFIGAVSIGIILGFLSSRLFAMILLKLLKFEAVVALSISKVAVVNTLSVFGILLAILLVQMAFMVHRTTLLSLFNASKQADERVKRFSVFPMIMGAIGLALIVYGYYKSTVLFSGQTKNLFLSMMIILATTIGGTYFVFRYSIAFILNLFRLRKKGHLNLTDVLALTPIMHRMKGNAKSLTLITVITAVSLAITTLSYISYYSAGSTAENSVPADYIMVDGRGESFIEALEQEGITFKEDKFRLTSAQFDMTETFSGEIVALLQGKTLADALIIPLSDYHQLDPDLQLSKGEAIIAGYNGFQANILPIEAPHDFTLLHQEHQFPLKVKDVNDTSIIAWHITGGGFVFIVEDTLFDQLQQLNEEYAIGYTVHEQTSINLLDADDETYRLTEKLYKQLGANIISDAEGVSELNKISSLRSEVESNLNLYGTTIFTTAFLGLAFLLATGSILYFKQMSEADEEMESYKVLRKIGFTQDELTRGIMMKQLFNFGVPLLIGLLHSYFAVKSGWFLFGTEMTTPLLVTMALYIVMYIIFAALTINYYRKIIKQAL
- a CDS encoding ABC transporter ATP-binding protein, with protein sequence MSILIARKVRKTYGKRSLAQEVLKGIDLEVEKGEFVGIMGASGSGKTTLLNVLCSIDRVTDGFVEINGQKLQGMKERTLAKFRRDELGFIFQDYNLLDTLTVKENILLPLSLSSIPKAAAEQRLQELVTILGITDILTKYPNEISGGQKQRTSAARALISNPSLVFADEPTGALDSKAATALLDNLAKINKAKNATIMMVTHDAVAASFCSRVLFLKDGQIYTELYKGDKSRNEFFQQILNTQSVLGGEQSEA
- a CDS encoding sensor histidine kinase: MIRLFIRQYISVMLFIILLQLLLNLILFLDRGFHDVSLLYLNIIWFTLVAGYFCLCYMKDRKLMKPYAKFKGNYYDVIHEDYKEQLADKNAKIQEQKQIVLERQDELLAWVHEMKSPLTAMQLLMEKVEKSVVKERIENEWLRLYLLLDQQLHATRLMTIELDNRIEKVKVKDILIQEIKALRSWCFEKKIAIDVEADDLTVQSDAKWLGFIVRQILSNAVKYSDVGGEIRISSQIVNEQAVLIIQDDGIGIKREDLPRVFRKSYTGTIGRETSSATGMGLYLAKHAAQSLHIILEIESTEGVGTSVKITFPKMNDYQKTLGM
- a CDS encoding response regulator transcription factor, which encodes MKVLLIEDDVSIFELIGERLAQWNIQVIGPKDFQHIMVTFKEEEPQLVIIDIQLPAFDGFHWCREIRAVSNVPILFLSSRDHPMDMIMAMQMGADDFVQKPFHTEVLVAKVQALLRRAYNYQEAQQSDTEKWNGAEIHYDRAIVHYKAKQVELTKNELFILKVLVKSKGQIVSRDELMRKLWDDERFVNDNTLTVNVNRLRQRLEDIGLHNVIITKKGLGYLAVDA
- a CDS encoding LysR family transcriptional regulator, whose translation is MDLRQIEYFVEVAKHLSFTKAAATLHVSQPSISKAIQNFESELGVPLFYRSSKQLELTDAGQAVLVNSMQVLESFQNLRSELTDLMELKKGQIRIGIPPIVGAEFFSKLISYYKELNPYIEILLTEVGTKRIRQEIEAGELDVGLVCSVTSTNESLETIRFLKDPLMLIVHESHLLAAKESIQLSKLANETFIIYRKDFILYDRIIEECSKQGFFPTIACETTQKDLFIEMVQAKLGIALLPKKLAEKIPYNSIKCIPFQEEAIHLELGVTWKKNKYLPFAVREFIKLAREFVSQ
- a CDS encoding methyl-accepting chemotaxis protein is translated as MQNRIESLDALILSIPIMKEAIPTDISIAVCNLEKFVAYFPAKDLDLKIQVDQQLHHEEPLMIALKKNRRLEAFVPADYYGFEFIGTATPIYDKTGKTIGGIAVQVRKHSELIEISQAITGSLTQANEQIGSIADGSTSLKESANELLQQSKQAEKNVQQTSEILTLLKRMADQTNLLGLNAAIEAARAGEKGRGFEVVATEIRKFSKETIESTQKIRETMNQINEATQKITNSIAEISAIGTLQSESIQQVSDFVKEIQTMSAQLNKYASKL